One stretch of Excalfactoria chinensis isolate bCotChi1 chromosome 2, bCotChi1.hap2, whole genome shotgun sequence DNA includes these proteins:
- the NAPRT gene encoding nicotinate phosphoribosyltransferase isoform X2: MLLRFSPCPALPMAPLADLYHLTMAYALWRTGRHRDPATAELFFRREPFDIAYLRSVLPSTTEDAFFDYLCTVDASEVTVTSVPEGSVVFSRVPLLQVKGPLLVVQLLETTLLCLVSYASLVATNAARFRLLAGPEMKLMELGLRRAQGPDGGLSASKYSYIGGFDYTSNILAGKLYGIPVRGTVAHSFIMSFRSLEEVKPRVLSPLAGGEPMDLPSLAKSWLQKVCELLGIPGDKPNRGELAAFVSYAIAFPQDFQGLLDTYCVMRSGLPNFCAVALALHQLGYRAIGVRLDSGDLIQQSKETRRVLRACGAHFQVPWFGSIPIAVSNDINEKSLEDFIREGSEIDMVGVGTNLVTCPLQPSLGCVYKLVEVNGSPCLKFTEEEEKMTIPGIKAIYRLYDAAGHPFMDLMALENEPSPNVGQELVVHILGRRGEATKVRPSAVEPLHHMYLRDGQVCEELPSLQEVRSHAQASLNLLSPVHRQLRDPQPYPVALTEKLQLLFKELQHASQ, from the exons ATGCTGCTCCGCTTttctccctgcccagctcttCCGATGGCTCCGCTGGCTGATCTCTACCACCTGACGATGGCGTACGCTTTATGGCGGACGGGGAGACACCGGGACCCAGCGACCGCTGAACTCTTCTTCCGTCGGGAACCTTTCG ACATCGCCTACTTGCGCTCGGTGCTGCCCAGCACAACAGAGGATGCCTTCTTTGATTACCTCTGCACCGTGGATGCCTCTGAGGTGACCGTCACGTCTGTGCCTGAAGGCTCCGTTGTCTTCTCCAGG GTCCCGCTCCTACAGGTGAAGGGACCACTGCTGGTGGTGCAACTGCTGGAGACCACCTTGCTGTGCTTGGTCAGCTATGCCAG CCTCGTGGCCACCAACGCCGCTCGATTCCGCCTTCTCGCTGGCCCGGAGATGAAGCTGATGGAGTTGGGTCTACGTCGTGCCCAGGGTCCAGATGGTGGACTTTCTGCCTCCAAGTATTCCTATATTGGAG gcttTGATTACACCAGCAACATCCTGGCAGGGAAGCTCTATGGCATCCCAGTGCGCGGCACCGTCGCCCATTCCTTCATCATGTCCTTCAGGTCGCTGGAAGAAGTGAAGCCCAGA GTCCTGTCACCGCTGGCAGGTGGGGAGCCCATGGATCTCCCATCCCTGGCCAAGTCATGGCTGCAGAAGGTGTGTGAGCTGCTGGGGATCCCCGGTGACAAACCCAACCGTGGTGAGCTGGCTGCCTTCGTGTCCTACGCCATCGCCTTCCCACAAGACTTCCAGGGCCTTCTGGACACCTACTGCGTCATGAG GAGCGGTCTACCCAATTTCTGTGCTGTAGCATTGGCCTTACACCAGTTGGGGTACCGCGCCATCGGGGTACGCCTGGATAGCGGGGACCTCATCCAACAGTCCAAGGAGACCCGGAGGGTGCTGCGTGCCTGCGGTGCTCA cttccaGGTTCCTTGGTTTGGTAGCATCCCCATAGCTGTGAGCAATGATATCAACGAGAAGAGCTTGGAGGACTTCATCCGAGAG GGGAGTGAGATTGACATGGTTGGCGTGGGGACAAACCTGGTGACGTGTCCCCTTCAGCCGTCGCTGGGTTGTGTTTACAAG ctggTGGAGGTGAATGGCTCTCCATGCCTGAAGTtcacagaggaggaggaaaagatgaCTATCCCAGGGATTAAAGCAATATATCGGCTCTACGATGCTGCTG GTCATCCCTTCATGGATCTCATGGCCCTGGAGAACGAGCCCTCACCTAACGTGGGGCAGGAATTGGTGGTCCACATcctggggaggagaggagaggccaCCAAAGTCAGGCCGAGTGCTGTGGAGCCCCTCCATCACATGTACTTGAGAGATGGACAG GTGTGTGAGGAGCTGCCCAGCTTACAGGAGGTACGGAGCCACGCACAAGCATCCCTCAACCTGCTCAGCCCCGTGCACCGCCAGCTCCGTGACCCCCAGCCCTACCCG GTGGCATTAACAGAGAAGCTGCAACTCCTCttcaaggagctgcagcacgCTAGCCAGTGA
- the NAPRT gene encoding nicotinate phosphoribosyltransferase isoform X1, whose protein sequence is MLLRFSPCPALPMAPLADLYHLTMAYALWRTGRHRDPATAELFFRREPFGAAFVVGAGLNQALRSLGALRFSAADIAYLRSVLPSTTEDAFFDYLCTVDASEVTVTSVPEGSVVFSRVPLLQVKGPLLVVQLLETTLLCLVSYASLVATNAARFRLLAGPEMKLMELGLRRAQGPDGGLSASKYSYIGGFDYTSNILAGKLYGIPVRGTVAHSFIMSFRSLEEVKPRVLSPLAGGEPMDLPSLAKSWLQKVCELLGIPGDKPNRGELAAFVSYAIAFPQDFQGLLDTYCVMRSGLPNFCAVALALHQLGYRAIGVRLDSGDLIQQSKETRRVLRACGAHFQVPWFGSIPIAVSNDINEKSLEDFIREGSEIDMVGVGTNLVTCPLQPSLGCVYKLVEVNGSPCLKFTEEEEKMTIPGIKAIYRLYDAAGHPFMDLMALENEPSPNVGQELVVHILGRRGEATKVRPSAVEPLHHMYLRDGQVCEELPSLQEVRSHAQASLNLLSPVHRQLRDPQPYPVALTEKLQLLFKELQHASQ, encoded by the exons ATGCTGCTCCGCTTttctccctgcccagctcttCCGATGGCTCCGCTGGCTGATCTCTACCACCTGACGATGGCGTACGCTTTATGGCGGACGGGGAGACACCGGGACCCAGCGACCGCTGAACTCTTCTTCCGTCGGGAACCTTTCGGTGCAGCCTTCGTGGTGGGAGCGGGGTTGAACCAAGCCTTGCGTAGCCTCGGGGCTCTCCGTTTCTCGGCTGCGG ACATCGCCTACTTGCGCTCGGTGCTGCCCAGCACAACAGAGGATGCCTTCTTTGATTACCTCTGCACCGTGGATGCCTCTGAGGTGACCGTCACGTCTGTGCCTGAAGGCTCCGTTGTCTTCTCCAGG GTCCCGCTCCTACAGGTGAAGGGACCACTGCTGGTGGTGCAACTGCTGGAGACCACCTTGCTGTGCTTGGTCAGCTATGCCAG CCTCGTGGCCACCAACGCCGCTCGATTCCGCCTTCTCGCTGGCCCGGAGATGAAGCTGATGGAGTTGGGTCTACGTCGTGCCCAGGGTCCAGATGGTGGACTTTCTGCCTCCAAGTATTCCTATATTGGAG gcttTGATTACACCAGCAACATCCTGGCAGGGAAGCTCTATGGCATCCCAGTGCGCGGCACCGTCGCCCATTCCTTCATCATGTCCTTCAGGTCGCTGGAAGAAGTGAAGCCCAGA GTCCTGTCACCGCTGGCAGGTGGGGAGCCCATGGATCTCCCATCCCTGGCCAAGTCATGGCTGCAGAAGGTGTGTGAGCTGCTGGGGATCCCCGGTGACAAACCCAACCGTGGTGAGCTGGCTGCCTTCGTGTCCTACGCCATCGCCTTCCCACAAGACTTCCAGGGCCTTCTGGACACCTACTGCGTCATGAG GAGCGGTCTACCCAATTTCTGTGCTGTAGCATTGGCCTTACACCAGTTGGGGTACCGCGCCATCGGGGTACGCCTGGATAGCGGGGACCTCATCCAACAGTCCAAGGAGACCCGGAGGGTGCTGCGTGCCTGCGGTGCTCA cttccaGGTTCCTTGGTTTGGTAGCATCCCCATAGCTGTGAGCAATGATATCAACGAGAAGAGCTTGGAGGACTTCATCCGAGAG GGGAGTGAGATTGACATGGTTGGCGTGGGGACAAACCTGGTGACGTGTCCCCTTCAGCCGTCGCTGGGTTGTGTTTACAAG ctggTGGAGGTGAATGGCTCTCCATGCCTGAAGTtcacagaggaggaggaaaagatgaCTATCCCAGGGATTAAAGCAATATATCGGCTCTACGATGCTGCTG GTCATCCCTTCATGGATCTCATGGCCCTGGAGAACGAGCCCTCACCTAACGTGGGGCAGGAATTGGTGGTCCACATcctggggaggagaggagaggccaCCAAAGTCAGGCCGAGTGCTGTGGAGCCCCTCCATCACATGTACTTGAGAGATGGACAG GTGTGTGAGGAGCTGCCCAGCTTACAGGAGGTACGGAGCCACGCACAAGCATCCCTCAACCTGCTCAGCCCCGTGCACCGCCAGCTCCGTGACCCCCAGCCCTACCCG GTGGCATTAACAGAGAAGCTGCAACTCCTCttcaaggagctgcagcacgCTAGCCAGTGA